A genome region from Candidatus Dadabacteria bacterium includes the following:
- a CDS encoding DUF1214 domain-containing protein, with amino-acid sequence MQKFAIRLLALFRKTSLFIRKLRGKTEADLAAERIVSGKSWDEFCDTLKAAGATLNFPKAPRDAFNQAEGYRYLSRIARAGLMAFIEHADPKAPVLHRVVNETTKLGADNPDNFYQTAALSGEYEYKITGRRNNIAYLSFGTQSGNYGQGRGLPPTGHIESDQIETDEDGYFELILSCKPQSKNWLPMTPETGTLLVRQTFCDRETETPADLRIERINCSEDERRPSPLTPKQLDEGLKTAGTLVAGAPLLFVKWARDFQKHTNELPMFPPEVSLAAGGDPNIIYYHSHWKVAEDEALLIEVTPPECEHWNFQLNNYWMESLDYRYHTIHTNKHLARCENDGSVRLVVAHEDPGHPNWLQTAGHSSGTMCLRWVRAREHPKPRTRLVKLTDLKQLLS; translated from the coding sequence ATGCAAAAATTCGCGATCCGTCTTCTCGCCCTGTTTCGAAAGACATCTCTTTTCATCCGGAAGCTGCGCGGCAAAACAGAAGCCGACCTGGCCGCCGAACGGATAGTCAGCGGAAAATCCTGGGATGAGTTCTGCGATACTTTAAAGGCCGCGGGAGCAACCTTGAATTTCCCGAAGGCGCCCAGAGACGCATTCAATCAGGCGGAAGGATATCGGTACTTAAGCCGCATCGCCCGGGCCGGACTGATGGCATTTATCGAGCATGCCGACCCGAAAGCACCCGTGCTTCATCGCGTGGTCAACGAAACAACCAAGCTGGGTGCGGACAATCCCGATAACTTCTACCAGACAGCGGCCCTAAGCGGCGAGTATGAATACAAAATCACGGGGCGGCGCAACAATATTGCGTACCTAAGCTTCGGCACCCAGTCCGGTAACTACGGGCAAGGACGAGGACTGCCTCCAACAGGGCATATAGAGTCTGACCAGATAGAAACCGATGAAGACGGGTACTTCGAACTGATACTCAGCTGTAAACCTCAAAGCAAAAATTGGCTCCCCATGACACCGGAAACCGGCACATTGCTGGTGCGTCAGACTTTCTGTGATCGCGAAACAGAAACTCCGGCAGACTTGCGGATAGAACGGATCAACTGTTCTGAAGATGAACGCCGCCCTTCTCCATTGACGCCGAAACAGCTTGATGAAGGACTGAAAACCGCGGGAACGCTCGTGGCAGGCGCACCGCTTCTGTTCGTCAAGTGGGCCCGGGATTTTCAAAAGCATACTAACGAACTGCCGATGTTCCCGCCGGAAGTATCGCTGGCCGCCGGGGGTGATCCCAATATCATTTACTACCACAGTCACTGGAAAGTGGCGGAAGACGAAGCGCTTTTGATAGAAGTAACGCCGCCTGAGTGCGAGCACTGGAACTTCCAGTTAAACAACTACTGGATGGAATCGCTCGACTACCGCTATCACACGATACACACTAACAAGCATCTTGCTCGCTGCGAAAATGACGGTTCCGTACGCCTGGTGGTAGCTCACGAGGATCCCGGCCATCCCAACTGGCTCCAGACAGCCGGACATTCTTCCGGCACGATGTGCTTGAGGTGGGTGCGCGCCAGGGAACATCCCAAACCGCGGACCAGGTTGGTAAAGTTAACTGACCTTAAGCAGCTGCTGAGCTGA